The Microcoleus sp. FACHB-831 region GTTATCCCATTTCCCTCCTACCCTAGTTAGTACCTTTTCTAAGGTATTAGGGTTAATAATCATCACTGTTATCTTCTCTTTTTCGGGTATCGAAGGGAATAGCGAAGACTCTGTATAGTTGGGGAGCATAACAGTAGCTCCTGTCTTTTTGGCTGCATAGTAGGCCGAGTAATCAGACAACACCCAATCATCTTTTGTGATGTTATTTTCTACAAGAGCTTCAACCGCTGGATAATCTATACTTTCCCCCCTAGACGCTGCCGCAGCCAAGCGTCTAGGCAAACCCATCAAACAGACAAGCACTAGAGCTACTACGATTAGCCAGTGCAGACCATTTTTTCTGTTAAACTTCCATTCATCAAAAGTTGCAAAGATACAAATCAGGAGGGGAATCAACGCCATCCATACATAGTAAATGGGATATTTCCCTAAAAAGAAAACGCCTATGGGAACGCAGAAACTTGTTGCTAGCCCAAAGGAAAGTGGCGATCTAAATTTTAATTTACCTTTTCGATATTGATAAATAGCTATCCCAATTGCTAAAGCGAGTAATATGGGAAAACTGTATTCGCGAAAGAATACTAATAATACATCTTTATATTCAGCTATGTGTTTAGTTTTCTTCAATACAATCGCTTGTCCCAATTTACCCGTAACTGAATGATGCGCTCCCATCGTCGAGATAATAAAGCCCTTCAAGGCGCCATTTGTGAAATAGAGAGTCAACATAAAGATGACTCCCATAATTGCACCAATGGCTAGAGAAATGCATTCTCTTACAAATGAACGTCTTAGGTAAAATAGCAGCAGGCTACAAAATATGACTGAAAATGCTGCCAGATGCAGTCCTGCCATTGGCAAAAAGATGGCAATACAGGCTAGGAGAGTGCAGCGTAGCCAAGGGTGTGTCACTGAAAAGGCAAGTAGGGCAGCTGCACAAACAAGAATGGTAGTGCTATCGTAACGTCCAGTGCGATAACTGAAGAAAACAGCGTCTGATAAGAGTAATATACCTATCAATCCCACTCGCCTAATCGACGAAGTGACTAAATTGAGTCTGATTACAGCTAACCAAATTGCTATCGCTGAAATAATAGTCAGAACATAGTTGAGCGAGCGTGCGGCGAGAACGCTAAATCCAAACAAGTGCATCCAGGCTGCAAGCAAGATGGAATAAAGCGGTGCGTTTCCTGCCCAAAATTCATCTTTGGTTTGAAATTCCCATGCTGTGGATGTGAACCCGTTGCCAAAGTACAAATTAGCTGCTGGATCGGTGAACATCACCTCATCATGAGCCACAATGGGATATACCAAATAGGTATTAATATTAAATAACAAGAAAACAACGAAAATTGCAATTAAAAATAATGCTTCCCAGCCATAATCTTTAATTAAACCAAAGCCGTTGAAAAAGGCTCTTTTTTCCTGGTGCGATATTTGTGGTTGGCTCATATCCTCAGTTTCTAACTTATTAAGTATTTTTTTATTGCTTAGGCAATAATTTTATTCTGTTTAAGCAATAAAATAATAAATATTGCTATCACCCAAGACAGAACGGTAAATAGGAGCGGTATATCTGTTAATAAAACTTCTTCCGGGCGCTCGCTCTGGCCTCCTTGTTCAAGTTTTGTGTCGCTTTTACGGGAAATTTCTTGTGGATCGCTGAGTAATTGATAGCGAAAGATGCCATACAAGACAAACGGCAAGGTAAGTAGCATCCAAGGTGTTGATGCTCCCTGCACTTGTGGGCCAGAACTCCAAAGAGCATAGCTCATGACGGCTCCTGTCGTCACTACGCTCTCCATACGAGTGAGGAGGGGCATAGAGTAACGTTTGAGTACAGAACGAGGTTTGCCACCGCGAATTTGAAACAGCCGCAGTTCAGCTTTGCGCTTTTCTACACCTAGAAATAATGCCAGCAGGGCGGTACACAGGACAAACCAGGGGGAGAGGCGAATGTTAGTTGCGGCAGCGCCTGCATAGGCTCTAAGTACAAATCCAGCGGCGATCGCAATAATGTCTAAAATTACTGTCCGCTTCAGACGCAGGTTGTAGGCAATTTGCAGCAGTGCATAGCCCGTTAGGGTGGCTCCCAAAGCCATACTTCTTAACCAGCCAATGGTTATAGCGCCTCCCAACAGTACCACTGCCATGCCAATGGCTACCGGAATACTAACCTTTCCCGCAGCAATCGGGCGCTGGCACTTGATGGGATGGCGACGGTCAGATTCAGCGTCGGCAATGTCATTAAGTAAGTAGAAACCACTAGAAGCGCAACAAAACAACGCAAATGCTAGCAAGCAGCCTAGCAAAGACTGCATCTCGATACTAAAACCAAATAATGGTGCTGCAAAGACAACCAGGTTTTTCGTCCACTGTTTAGGTCTTAGAGCTGCTAGGTAAGGAGAACCCACTTTGTTTACCTGTTCCTATTTTCCTGGATGTAATGGTAGCTTTTCAGTTTTAACTTAAGTTTTACCAAATTGCTAATTTATTTTCTCAAATTTATAAAATTAAGTGTATTTCCGGATACACCTATCTGGGCAAAACGCCACAAACGTCACCTTCAACCCTAGCAAAGCTGTTCGTAATGCTCAACCTTCTGCTCTATCCCCTGAGATATTAGTATAAACCGTCCCCTGCATACTGCTTGTATCTAGCAATTTTTTAGACTGATTTCTTGCCAATTAATTATCATAAGGCAACTAGCTTAAGAATATCCTTAGTAGGATTTTATGTATGCTCACTAATAAAGCTATCTATGCGGCTCGTCTTTATGTAATTTTTAAATATATATAGTCAAACTTTTACCTATTTTTTACAATAGCTTTTCCTTACTCTATTTAATTACCAAAACTTTTTTGCATAAAATTTAGTTGATATTTACCCTAAATCGTTATATTGAAAACTTATTTAAGTAACTTTATTTTTAAGCAAATCCCCCGACAGCAGCTATATTACTATTACAACGACAGGATAATACGCAACAGGGCACTTTGGGCCTGCGCCCACCTCACTAAAATTGCCACGAGAAATCTAGAACAGCCCTCGTCCCTCTCAAAGTGCTGCCCGCATTTTGGGTAATGATGAATTTACGAACGCCGGGGCGATCGCATCTGTTCCACTAAGGCTGCTTCACAACGTCCGCCCAGATTCGTTTAAACTATCAGCTCATCATGTTGCAGAACACTTAACTCAGACAACTCAGATCCGAAACCAGTTTCACCGCTAATCTTATCGAGGGCAGCAGCGCGATCGCCGCTTGTTTGAGCAATCTCTAAAACTTGCCGATATAACTGCCGTGCCTTGTTATTCTGGCCGATATTTTCGTAAACTTGGCCCATATTGAACAAAGTGCGCCATTCACCATTTGTATTGCCAATCTCAGTGTTAATGGCTAAGGCTTGCTCTAAAAATTCCAAGGCGACATCGTTCAGGTTTAACCGTGAATAAACCATACCAATGTTATTGAGCGATCGCCCAATGGCTGAAGAGTCGCCAATTTCTTTGTAAATCGCCAATGCTTTTTGGAATTTCTCCAAGGCTGCTGTATACCCCTCTTCCTCGAACTCACCCATAGCTTCTCGGTGCAGCCGTTCCGCCTCAACTTTGCGCTCCAAGGGAGAACGGCGATTGAGGGCATTTCTTTCTGGTGTCTGTGCCAGTGCCGGGGAGAGTCCCAGCGGTGTACCTGGCATCTGAGCGTACACAGAGAGGGCCAAAGCTGTAGCGATCGCAGTAGAGCGGTTCAAACGAAGGCGCATTATGACTGACCTTTAGGCTAGCTATCTAGTATATTGTCTTTAAAAAGTCCTAGAAAGTGCCAAGTAGCGATCGCACTACTCCCCCCATTTCCACAAACAACTGGAAACTATGTTCGTGACAATGTGAGCGACAATTGGCACTAACAAATTTCCTGTTAGTAAGGCGCTAAACCCCAGCAACAATCCCACAGTTGTCGCCCAAACTACATAAGGCCACTGTTTTTTGCCGCTAAGGTGCATAACGCCAAAGCAAAAACTAGATAAAACGACACCAACGGAGTTAAATCCTAAAGCAGGCAGCATCACGCCC contains the following coding sequences:
- a CDS encoding tetratricopeptide repeat protein, translating into MRLRLNRSTAIATALALSVYAQMPGTPLGLSPALAQTPERNALNRRSPLERKVEAERLHREAMGEFEEEGYTAALEKFQKALAIYKEIGDSSAIGRSLNNIGMVYSRLNLNDVALEFLEQALAINTEIGNTNGEWRTLFNMGQVYENIGQNNKARQLYRQVLEIAQTSGDRAAALDKISGETGFGSELSELSVLQHDELIV
- a CDS encoding decaprenyl-phosphate phosphoribosyltransferase, with protein sequence MGSPYLAALRPKQWTKNLVVFAAPLFGFSIEMQSLLGCLLAFALFCCASSGFYLLNDIADAESDRRHPIKCQRPIAAGKVSIPVAIGMAVVLLGGAITIGWLRSMALGATLTGYALLQIAYNLRLKRTVILDIIAIAAGFVLRAYAGAAATNIRLSPWFVLCTALLALFLGVEKRKAELRLFQIRGGKPRSVLKRYSMPLLTRMESVVTTGAVMSYALWSSGPQVQGASTPWMLLTLPFVLYGIFRYQLLSDPQEISRKSDTKLEQGGQSERPEEVLLTDIPLLFTVLSWVIAIFIILLLKQNKIIA